One Coccinella septempunctata chromosome 8, icCocSept1.1, whole genome shotgun sequence genomic window carries:
- the LOC123318454 gene encoding LOW QUALITY PROTEIN: nucleoporin p54 (The sequence of the model RefSeq protein was modified relative to this genomic sequence to represent the inferred CDS: deleted 2 bases in 1 codon), producing the protein MFFLRGKQKGPSKTTGFGTAFSTTPATTASTGFSFGSNPAFGASQTPAFGATAQTSAFGATAQTPGFGASQTPAFGAPSQTPAFGATSQTPAFGANQTSGFGAAQTSGFGATSQTSGFGSAFGAGTSTGFGSSFGAPATSAPAFGSTFGGAATSTPSFGFGSTTSTTGGGLFGASTSKPSLFGAPSTSTPSLFSTPATGGTGLFGATTSQAPNLFGTSTTPSLFGTTTTTSAPSLFGSSFGTGTAGTGLFGSTGTQSSNLFGGFGSTSSEFAIRIEFVLVNFRRFASTGFTGFGGTTGFGGTNTAPSLFGSNLGAPFGAKPQEQQTQVSAADNHLQQVLASFYAVNIFNDERDDIIKKWNMLQASWGTGKGYYGPNQQVQYTSANPLFRFKAVGYNIIIDADNSEGMVKMTFNKKESEIRAQKDAIVNGISGILGNKPNLTVVVDDIRGLNDNQTEVRIVVSEKGVTGTSRKIPATDLSAFLNQPAQKQQLTNVGVSYICAYVTPTKSELEEYLSKPPPGIDTQMWEAAKIDNPNPKKYMPVAINGFTDLKSRMHNQEYETGLHKAFLQKVDKDISELRKKHAASIAQITDLKQKFLQLQHRILRVLVKQECTRKVGFTIQPEEELLKGRLETLNAHLNTPTQFKGQLIELMSCIKTVGNIGRQYNEHYNIDPQVQEDIKQFLQMEQSGISHLINIINTDLQALKIISEGMNQFLKAKAPLL; encoded by the exons atgttCTTTTTGAGGGGAAAACAAAAAGGTCCTAGTAAGA CCACTGGCTTCGGCACAGCATTCTCCACAACTCCAGCCACCACAGCCTCCACAGGTTTCAGCTTCGGCTCCAACCCAGCATTCGGGGCGTCCCAAACGCCCGCCTTCGGTGCTACCGCCCAGACCTCAGCGTTTGGCGCCACAGCTCAGACGCCCGGGTTTGGCGCGTCCCAGACGCCAGCTTTTGGCGCCCCCTCTCAGACTCCAGCGTTCGGCGCGACCTCTCAGACGCCCGCCTTCGGCGCCAACCAGACATCAGGTTTCGGCGCTGCGCAGACGTCAGGTTTCGGTGCTACATCGCAAACGTCAGGATTTGGGTCGGCGTTTGGTGCCGGTACCAGCACGGGTTTTGGAAGCAGCTTCGGCGCTCCAGCTACTTCTGCGCCGGCCTTCGGGTCTACGTTTGGAGGGGCAGCTACCTCGACCCCCTCCTTTGGTTTTGGTTCCACGACTAGTACTACTGGAGGAGGTCTTTTCGGCGCATCAACCAGCAAGCCGAGTTTGTTTGGGGCACCTTCAACGTCTACCCCTAGTTTATTCTCGACACCAGCTACAG GAGGCACAGGACTGTTTGGAGCAACAACGTCCCAAGCACCCAACCTATTTGGAACCTCAACGACTCCCAGTCTTTTCGGCACCACGACAACGACATCAGCGCCCTCTTTATTCGGTTCGAGTTTCGGTACAGGAACCGCAGGTACCGGATTGTTCGGGAGCACCGGAACCCAATCGTCTAACCTTTTCGGCGGCTTCGGTTCTACCTCAAGTGAGTTTGCGATTCGAATCGAATTCGTTTTGGTTAACTTTCGTCGTTTT GCTTCTACCGGCTTCACTGGGTTCGGTGGTACTACAGGATTTGGCGGAACGAACACAGCTCCATCTCTGTTTGGATCTAATCTTGGAGCGCCTTTTGGTGCCAAACCTCAGGAACAGCAAACTCAAG tttctgCTGCAGACAACCATCTCCAACAGGTATTAGCTTCATTCTATGCGGTCAATATATTCAACGATGAGAGAGATGACATCATCAAGAAATGGAACATGTTACAAGCGAGCTGGGGAACTGGCAAAGGGTACTATGGTCCTAATCAGCAAGTGCAGTATACCAGCGCCAATCCACTCTTCCGCTTCAAGGCCGTCGGCTACAACATAATAATTGACGCTGACAATTCTGAAGGAATGGTCAAGATGACGTTCAATAAGAAGGAATCAGAGATAAG GGCTCAAAAGGATGCAATTGTCAACGGCATCAGTGGAATCTTGGGCAACAAACCAAATTTGACGGTCGTCGTGGATGACATAAGGGGGTTGAACGATAATCAGACGGAAGTGAGGATAGTCGTTTCCGAAAAAGGAGTCACGGGTACCAGTAGGAAAATACCGGCGACTGATTTATCCGCTTTCCTGAACCAGCCCGCACAGAAGCAACAGTTGACCAACGTAGGCGTGTCTTACATTTGCGCCTACGTGACTCCCACCAAATCGGAACTGGAGGAATATCTGAGCAAACCGCCACCAG GAATTGATACGCAGATGTGGGAGGCAGCAAAGATCGACAATCCAAACCCAAAGAAGTACATGCCGGTTGCCATAAACGGTTTTACAGACTTGAAGAGCCGAATGCACAATCAAGAGTATGAAACTGGTCTTCATAAGGCATTTTTGCAGAAAGTGGATAAGGATATATCAGAGTTGAGGAAGAAGCACGCAGCCTCTATTGCGCAGATTACAGATTTGAAACAGAAATTCCTGCAATTGCAACATAGGATCCTCAGg GTTTTGGTTAAACAAGAGTGCACTAGAAAAGTTGGTTTCACTATTCAACCAGAGGAAGAGCTACTGAAAGGAAGACTGGAAACACTTAATGCTCACTTGAATACACCAACACAGTTCAag GGTCAACTGATCGAACTTATGTCGTGCATAAAAACTGTTGGGAACATTGGACGTCAATACAACGAGCACTACAACATAGATCCTCAAGTACAAGAAGACATCAAGCAATTCTTGCAAATGGAGCAGAGTGGGATTTCACATCTGATCAACATCATCAACACTGACTTGCAAGCCTTGAAGATAATATCTGAAGGAATGAATCAGTTTTTAAAAGCCAAAGCTCCTCTTTTATGA
- the LOC123318453 gene encoding uncharacterized protein LOC123318453: protein MESSTGGLIASTPSKIPHTLAPRAMTPTSGNLTPVEYGAVGVGCVLIFALIAYIYQKYKQYTTSSAGGSYSPMTQHRNAPGRKKSNRSEGGHSTNEDGATGIEMNAINSDMVVVELATEVKTVEEVVETPITKTIVNGLQKSSSAENHDTKQSSSSTPDTIEVISEVHKPKSMEKPPRKSRTPNSSPEKFTSDKTSASNLNEDSLKTVTHAIGGILRSQVPDETENQTCGQQSNEEDSSGDSDEKGVSLIGKLVPTNSTGNNDQNINSEDVETENNTPEQEVTSDGEPLYRSLEREVDAGSEYFSADEHSDAKNSPPRSPLLKKGFEDISTRNLRAEDVYNTEIITEDGRRRSIEEDIAESIEEKKDDQFSSDTIEGIPSSNEAEIEDCSNESTQPSAPILSQEICSDFTENDCSRSETDQIGIPKEIHIKNLINTEKTNNQRYVKEEAEMIIDDILKTSQLDALTIQSIKQDLGDSESGKQRVKWSNNLENISYVSSIIDNETQDQPKKKASCDLDSFTWTEIPTDKTDETLDLEPSEEDDEKVQIQESSMLYIPEDSSNLTKEDSRNSQLVDESLDNDKTNVVEDHEEEAFPTTPDEVNAQIFDADSLSEENSSYYAQKINSPNPSPSSTNEDSFVATDQNIGSIDEGFPMEHRFEFIPPRQPQIFEDDLIVFSNSDQESISPLSNSTAEFNAANEEHLIAMSNENYQLNIDPTNASNDISEEITPTVEENVGNRTKWYVPDDEISELDLKIEADKPGGGLYIVLSEEEPKLAPVENVATPTNSRETSEQNIFEPPRKPKNEIKNFSNISYAFIEVNDDPRNEGWPEHLPKNIHSISGVGLVKTADNGSLLHNPLKEEEPEVIPSTSGYKNDAITPDSQPNTSETETTTTPAQKPIPKFIIPNMDGRLSRKKASRRRQIKSLDSGVHHYYGEYLSLAELPEIDHENEKNEIEVKQETGVIEDVLTIKPDGTITQETIVIPNSN from the coding sequence ATGGAATCTTCGACAGGTGGTCTCATTGCTTCGACTCCATCAAAAATTCCTCACACTCTGGCACCTAGGGCCATGACACCAACATCTGGGAACTTAACGCCTGTAGAATATGGAGCTGTAGGGGTCGGATGTGTCTTGATTTTCGCACTCATAGCTTACATCTATCAGAAATACAAACAGTACACAACAAGCAGCGCTGGGGGCTCGTATTCTCCAATGACACAACATAGGAATGCACCAGGTCGAAAGAAATCCAACAGAAGCGAGGGAGGACATTCAACCAACGAAGATGGCGCAACAGGGATCGAAATGAATGCAATCAATTCCGACATGGTGGTCGTGGAGCTGGCCACAGAGGTCAAAACGGTCGAAGAGGTCGTGGAGACTCCAATAACCAAAACGATCGTGAATGGTCTTCAGAAATCGTCATCAGCTGAAAATCACGATACAAAACAGTCAAGCTCGTCCACCCCAGATACCATCGAAGTAATTTCGGAGGTTCATAAACCTAAATCTATGGAAAAACCTCCAAGGAAGTCCAGGACACCAAACAGTTCACCAGAAAAATTCACATCGGACAAAACTTCAGCCTCAAATTTAAATGAAGATTCACTCAAAACTGTCACTCATGCCATCGGTGGCATACTCAGAAGCCAAGTTCCCGACGAAACAGAAAACCAAACATGTGGTCAGCAATCTAACGAAGAAGACAGTAGTGGAGATTCTGATGAAAAGGGTGTGAGTTTGATAGGAAAATTAGTCCCTACAAATTCTACAGGAAACAATGACCAAAATATAAACTCAGAAGATGTTGAAACTGAAAACAATACACCAGAACAAGAGGTGACATCTGATGGCGAACCCTTATACAGAAGCCTCGAGAGAGAAGTAGACGCGGGTAGCGAATATTTTTCAGCGGATGAACATTCCGATGCCAAGAACTCACCTCCAAGGTCACCACTACTAAAAAAAGGATTCGAAGACATCTCTACTAGAAACCTGAGAGCTGAGGATGTTTATAACACCGAGATCATAACGGAAGATGGAAGAAGAAGATCGATCGAAGAAGATATCGCTGAGTCTATTGAAGAAAAGAAAGATGATCAGTTTTCATCAGACACAATCGAAGGTATACCATCATCAAATGAAGCTGAAATTGAAGATTGCTCAAATGAATCTACGCAGCCAAGTGCTCCTATACTATCGCAGGAAATTTGCTCAGACTTTACTGAAAATGACTGCAGTAGGAGTGAAACTGATCAAATCGGCATACCAAAAGAAATCCACATAAAAAACTTGATAAACACTGAAAAAACAAACAACCAGCGTTACGTAAAAGAAGAAGCTGAGATGATAATAGATGATATCTTGAAAACATCGCAACTAGACGCACTGACAATCCAGTCAATAAAGCAAGATTTAGGCGACTCTGAGTCTGGAAAGCAAAGAGTGAAGTGGTCAAACAATTTAGAAAATATCAGCTATGTTTCTTCGATCATCGACAATGAAACTCAAGACCAACCCAAGAAAAAGGCGAGTTGTGACTTGGATTCATTCACTTGGACAGAAATACCAACTGATAAGACTGATGAAACCTTAGATCTGGAACCTTCCGAAGAGGATGATGAAAAAGTCCAGATTCAAGAATCTTCGATGCTATATATTCCGGAAGATTCAAGCAACCTCACGAAGGAAGATTCAAGAAATTCCCAACTGGTTGATGAGAGTTTGGATAATGATAAGACCAATGTTGTCGAGGATCACGAAGAAGAAGCATTTCCAACAACACCAGATGAAGTCAATGCACAGATTTTCGACGCAGACTCACTGTCGGAAGAAAATTCATCTTATTATGCCCAGAAAATCAATTCACCAAACCCCTCACCGTCTTCAACAAACGAAGATTCGTTTGTGGCCACTGATCAAAATATTGGTTCAATCGATGAGGGATTCCCTATGGAACACAGATTCGAATTCATTCCTCCAAGACAACCACAAATATTCGAAGACGATCTGATTGTGTTCTCCAACTCTGACCAAGAATCCATTTCACCACTGTCCAATTCCACCGCCGAATTTAATGCCGCAAATGAGGAACACCTCATCGCTATGAGCAATGAAAATTACCAACTTAATATTGATCCGACCAATGCAAGTAACGACATTTCCGAAGAAATTACCCCAACGGTTGAAGAAAACGTGGGGAATCGTACCAAATGGTATGTGCCTGACGATGAAATCTCTGAACTAGATCTCAAAATTGAGGCAGATAAACCTGGCGGAGGTCTGTACATTGTACTGAGCGAAGAAGAACCAAAACTTGCACCAGTAGAAAACGTGGCAACACCAACAAACTCACGTGAGACAAGTGAACAAAACATTTTCGAACCTCCCAGAAAACCCAAGAATGAGATTAAGAATTTCTCCAACATCTCCTACGCCTTCATAGAGGTAAATGACGATCCTAGGAACGAAGGATGGCCAGAGCATCTTCCAAAAAATATACACTCAATTTCAGGTGTTGGACTTGTCAAAACTGCTGACAATGGATCGTTGTTGCATAATCCCTTGAAGGAGGAAGAACCAGAAGTTATACCATCGACTTCGGGGTATAAAAACGACGCCATTACCCCAGATAGCCAACCAAATACCTCTGAAACTGAAACCACCACTACCCCAGCCCAAAAACCCATCCCTAAATTCATCATACCAAATATGGACGGAAGATTATCGAGGAAAAAAGCATCGAGGAGAAGACAGATAAAGTCGTTAGACtcaggtgtccatcattattaCGGTGAATACTTGAGTCTTGCCGAACTACCTGAAATTGACCATGAAAATGAGAAGAATGAAATTGAGGTGAAGCAAGAGACAGGGGTGATTGAGGATGTGTTAACTATAAAACCAGATGGGACAATAACTCAAGAAACAATTGTCATCCCTAATTCTAATTGA
- the LOC123318403 gene encoding probable cyclin-dependent serine/threonine-protein kinase DDB_G0292550, with amino-acid sequence MACSNQTKLGRIMKIILTLLIISMQFQIAISKPTSSLSEINFEDPQKTHKNTEVLKEDSFNLLKNEPKNQNINENDILITNNSKSKSTYSNERHKRSSNNPFSMSPIKINKEDKPKKDGNLLNNIKNDISSIFTSTKEKKTNKTGEMKISHKNDTSTNNVVAAQLNSTIKENTQSTTKSANSTSENNLNISMNIKHEEYFNKSSASSNNNTSPNNLNLNLNDTKTNLNSQLNVSSQNWTQPTLKSGNTKLVSEISNNKTTNPQPNEYAPNKNQNETFEKDKSLVNKTHLELPMTNKSQQHVDIIQSKNKTNNNNQTNFSTEHNGKSIPHLKLNESNVEGFINNGNHSEKSITNSHNRNQTFKLNNTSSEVNRSLTLKNFGEFQRNNNNSFKGNGSSNGISDIAHNLLKNALEENKTISQQNKLDDGEKESIKTKNYTGAPMQNTSFNAPSAGHLETLDLNSSSHSPTNIGLRNNFNTSEETPLSTKSDIGSVGKNQSNTSLFQKSSTSGNQTRDTQIPPVKYPQNSTANSHDTPTSEGKLSSTPSASAISSKPNHSNGLLPTGTVSSLTKNSTSTSNGDAKLALNPQLNISSPLVLANPQIDHINHPITPSEVAGKVPSTTGEFTGSNRTLSLTNSSPTKASVGINNDISSVLSLNNKPKGIPSSPVHTNHQINTTNPLIKPHDKADGEVLPPRAEVSLKSVQDESTPVNRANSTSKKKLIPQPSSSPATSKNMSKVELVEGSTLTAAPSHDLNDKTINFPSNNSHTNPQINTTNPLITPHDKADGEVLPPTAAGSSNSVQSESTPVNRANSTSKKKLIPQPSSSPVTSKNMSKVELVEGSTLTAAPSHDLNDKTINFPSKNFPVSSASNDTSTITTPSGSMTEKYPNGVVNSTVKSNSLESLRNSSNPQGTTVNKKEGTVDVSTQGNKNNLPNHKSNESFTTTSNNTASRNNQSTSGMGNLNNTQRPIANKVIAQNTTHKSEKGNKNDVNGIPANITGTESLSEGYTGTQNAPTPSNILFLNQTNSLPKAENQLGNGFDPFKGLLGKNDGSEAGKGSSNKEGDLSNIPYTNDVSEEDDEIPYTNKVNSEDKIKGSDDDIVVMTESTVSSSGTDSTNKVETTEKPREVFPVDGTSRKSSKTTASPLPKDGKSTPTSAIIDETPFLINPKKTTTNPKVFDEKPFLINPEKNKAKPEVIDEHPFLINPKDRKPIKPTTTATTPLNNQISETTPDLQSKTVRTTSTENIESTTPTPIAPTANSTDADDKKDCENGNTLGGILGSALHYGALGGAAGAVGAMLPQILNMIKDLFKKDGGDDGNKKDDDNKTGGEGNQSEKQDTAEAQPEKTEDMLEKELSDAEDKVMDEIDDKIDNIEGSVVDTIKGKLTEVEDGVFEDLKQQILNGEGTMLQNVQAVVGGENNVFKNVKGRLIDVKDSLVADVKTSFKSAIENDEDLSKLTKLIHKDSVKMTKVGENCVTDNYRTNVQMLFINEKARTRRTSWPPTRNDYLGKVGSVESVDKKLGKAEQETDSPVTKDSSGASIEVNKLVVGNTSRDVPEVVTKTANVFGAFKKFMKN; translated from the exons aTGGCATGCTCAAATCAAACTAAATTAGGAAGAATCATGAAGATAATTCTCACATTGCTAATCATCTCGATGCAATTTCAAATAGCAATAAGTAAACCAACAAGCAGTCTTTCGGAAATAAATTTCGAGGATCCTCAAAAAACACATAAAAATACAGAAGTTTTGAAAGAGGACAGcttcaatttactgaagaatGAGCCAAAAAaccaaaatattaatgaaaatgaTATATTAATAACGAATAATTCAAAAAGCAAAAGTACTTACTCTAATGAGAGACACAAAAGATCGAGCAATAATCCATTCTCTATGTCGCCCATCAAAATAAATAAGGAAGATAAGCCAAAGAAGGATGGAAACCTATTGAACAATATCAAAAACGACATTTCATCAATTTTCACCTCTACCAAAGAGAAGAAAACCAACAAGACAggggaaatgaaaatttcgCATAAAAACGATACATCAACCAACAATGTTGTTGCAGCTCAACTGAACAGCACAATAAAAGAAAACACCCAATCTACAACCAAATCAGCCAATTCCACATCTGAAAACAACCTTAATATATCGATGAACATTAAACAcgaagaatatttcaataaatcctCCGCCTCTTCTAATAACAATACATCACCTAACAATTTAAACCTGAATTTGAATGATACAAAAACaaatttgaattcccaattaaACGTTTCGTCTCAGAACTGGACGCAACCTACTTTGAAAAGTGGAAACACGAAACTTGTATCAGAAATAAGTAATAATAAAACAACAAATCCTCAGCCAAATGAATATGCGCCCAACAAAAACCAGAATGAAACTTTCGAAAAGGATAAGTCATTGGTAAATAAAACACACTTGGAACTGCCAATGACCAATAAGAGTCAACAACATGTTGACATAATTCAGTCAAAGAACAAAACCAACAATAACAATCAAACAAACTTTTCTACTGAACATAATGGCAAATCAATTCCACATTTAAAACTGAATGAATCGAATGTTGAAGGATTTATAAATAATGGAAATCATTCGGAGAAATCAATCACAAATTCTCATAATCGAaaccaaactttcaaattgaATAATACATCTTCTGAAGTCAACAGGTCCCTTaccttgaaaaattttggcgaatTTCAAAGGAACAATAACAATTCTTTCAAAGGAAATGGTAGTTCGAACGGCATTTCTGATATTGCTCataatcttctgaaaaatgctCTTGAAGAAAACAAAACTATATCACAACAAAATAAACTCGACGATGGTGAGAAAGAATcaataaaaacgaaaaattataCTGGTGCACCTATGCAAAACACATCGTTCAATGCACCTAGCGCAGGACATCTTGAAACATTAGATCTAAATTCCTCCTCTCATTCACCAACCAATATTGGTCTTCGCAATAATTTCAATACCTCTGAAGAGACACCATTATCCACGAAGTCTGACATCGGTTCAGTTGGAAAGAATCAGTCAAATACAAGCCTCTTCCAAAAATCTTCCACTTCGGGCAATCAAACTCGTGACACTCAAATTCCACCTGTGAAATATCCACAAAATTCGACTGCTAATTCCCATGATACTCCAACTTCCGAAGGAAAACTAAGTTCTACTCCTTCTGCAAGTGCCATCTCCTCAAAACCCAACCACTCAAACGGACTGCTTCCTACAGGAACTGTATCTTCGTTAACAAAGAATTCTACTTCCACTTCAAATGGGGATGCAAAATTGGCATTGAACCCTCAGCTTAATATTTCTAGTCCACTTGTCCTGGCAAACCCACAAATAGATCACATTAATCATCCGATAACTCCTTCTGAAGTAGCTGGTAAAGTTCCATCCACAACTGGAGAATTCACCGGAAGCAACAGAACCCTATCCCTCACAAATTCTTCGCCCACAAAAGCTTCTGTTGGAATCAACAACGATATTTCATCGGTCCTATCACTGAACAATAAACCTAAAGGTATCCCATCTTCTCCAGTTCACACAAACCACCAAATTAATACTACCAACCCTCTTATTAAGCCTCATGATAAGGCTGATGGTGAAGTATTACCCCCAAGAGCTGAAGTTTCCTTAAAAAGTGTTCAGGATGAATCTACACCAGTCAACCGAGCCAATTCCACatcgaagaaaaaattgatCCCACAACCAAGTTCCTCCCCAGCGACTTCAAAAAACATGTCTAAAGTTGAACTGGTCGAGGGCTCTACTCTTACAGCCGCACCATCTCATGATTTGAATGACAAAACTATCAATTTTCCTTCGAACAACTCCCACACGAACCCCCAAATCAATACTACCAACCCTCTTATTACACCTCATGATAAGGCTGATGGTGAAGTATTACCTCCAACAGCTGCAGGTTCCTCAAATAGTGTTCAGAGTGAATCTACACCAGTCAACCGAGCCAACTCCACatcgaagaaaaaattgatCCCACAACCAAGTTCCTCCCCAGTGACTTCAAAAAACATGTCTAAGGTGGAACTGGTCGAGGGCTCTACTCTTACAGCCGCACCATCTCATGATTTGAATGACAAAACTATCAATTTTCCTTCGAAGAACTTCCCTGTAAGCTCTGCCTCTAATGACACTTCTACCATAACAACCCCATCGGGGTCAATGACGGAAAAATACCCCAATGGAGTAGTCAACTCCACGGTCAAATCAAATAGTTTGGAAAGCCTGAGAAATTCAAGCAACCCCCAAGGTACAACCGTGAATAAAAAAGAAGGAACTGTAGATGTATCAACTCAAGGGAACAAGAATAACTTACCTAACCACAAGAGCAACGAGTCTTTTACTACTACCTCTAACAACACTGCCTCCAGAAACAACCAATCTACTTCAGGTATGGGAAATCTTAACAACACCCAACGTCCAATAGCCAACAAAGTTATCGCTCAAAATACAACACACAAATCcgaaaaaggaaacaaaaatgatGTTAATGGTATTCCTGCCAATATAACTGGTACGGAGAGTTTATCTGAAG GATACACTGGTACACAAAACGCTCCAACACCGTCCAATATTCTGTTCCTAAACCAGACGAACAGCCTTCCGAAGGCAGAGAACCAACTTGGGAACGGTTTCGACCCATTCAAAGGATTGCTGGGTAAAAATGATGGATCAGAGGCTGGCAAAGGCTCGTCCAATAAGGAGGGAGATCTTTCCAACATCCCTTACACCAACGATGTCTCTGAGGAAGATGATGAAATTCCATATACGAATAAAGTGAATTCTGAAGACAAAATTAAAGGCTCTGATGATGATATTGTTGTTATGACAGAGTCAACCGTTAGCAGTTCTGGGACAG ACTCCACCAACAAggttgaaactacagaaaaacCTCGCGAAGTATTTCCAGTTGATGGAACAAGTAGAAAATCTTCCAAAACAACAGCATCGCCGCTACCAAAAGATGGAAAATCGACGCCAACATCTGCCATCATTGATGAGACCCCTTTTCTCATCAATCCcaaaaaaacaacaacaaaccCGAAGGTATTCGACGAAAAACCGTTCTTGATAAACCCCGAAAAGAATAAGGCAAAACCAGAAGTGATAGATGAGCATCCTTTTTTGATAAATCCCAAAGATCGCAAGCCTATTAAACCTACTACGACCGCTACAACACCCCTAAATAACCAAATAAGTGAAACAACACCTGATCTACAGAGCAAAACTGTGCGAACCACCTCCACAGAAAACATCGAGAGCACCACGCCAACTCCAATTGCACCCACTGCAAATTCCACAGACGCAGACGACAAAAAAGATTGTGAAAATGGAAACACTTTGGGTGGTATTTTAGGTTCTGCCCTACATTATGGAGCCCTCGGAGGAGCGGCTGGTGCTGTTGGCGCTATGTTACCACAAATCCTGAACATGATCAAGGACCTATTCAAAAAAGACGGGGGAGATGATGGAAATAAAAAAGACGATGACAACAAAACGGGTGGTGAAGGAAATCAAAGTGAAAAACAAGACACTGCAGAAGCCCAACCAGAAAAAACAGAGGATATGTTAGAAAAAGAACTATCTGACGCCGAAGATAAAGTTATGGATGAAATAGACGATAAAATAGACAACATAGAGGGATCCGTCGTGGATACAATTAAAGGAAAGTTGACTGAAGTAGAAGACGGCGTTTTCGAAGACTTGAAACAACAAATATTGAACGGCGAAGGTACCATGCTACAAAACGTACAAGCGGTTGTTGGGGGTGAAAACAATGTCTTCAAAAATGTCAAGGGCAGATTGATAGACGTCAAAGATAGCCTTGTTGCCGATGTCAAGACCTCATTTAAATCAGCAATAGAAAATGACGAAGATCTGAGTAAGTTAACGAAACTAATACATAAGGATTCGGTAAAGATGACCAAAGTCGGAGAAAATTGCGTGACCGATAACTACAGGACAAACGTACAAATGTTATTTATAAACGAAAAAGCTAGAACACGGCGAACGTCTTGGCCGCCTACAAGAAATGATTACTTAGGAAAAGTTGGCTCAGTGGAAAGCGTAGATAAAAAACTAGGAAAGGCAGAACAAGAAACTGATTCACCTGTGACTAAGGATAGTAGCGGTGCATCAATAGAAGTAAATAAATTGGTAGTTGGCAACACTAGCAGAGATGTGCCCGAAGTTGTGACGAAAACGGCAAATGTTTTTGgtgcgttcaaaaaattcatgaagaaCTAA